In Pyxicephalus adspersus chromosome 12, UCB_Pads_2.0, whole genome shotgun sequence, a genomic segment contains:
- the LOC140342392 gene encoding natterin-4-like: MKNNLLCIFIAISWALALADSLTIPPSDEKPEIKETPEKPNDGGGAPFAADRYNIDLSKITIPEKEAVEEKEEGTAVFDVRQTVFSGYENLKWVDWSGSLPSGAVSTSIQYTKRTDYICSVSNCATGFYTSSKGAYCYYSNADQEYRSSSFKILVNEQNFEVLEWQRHSGGSVPSNAIQRCQNMYVGKNEYGLGKVLPSHGVLSLPYNGKEYFYDSYEVLRLYPDYHSQTITSMTYDTSRLAYVEDYNAILGSKLVMNRGCNTLSTTVSLIETTQISKYWDIGRPTNRDVITSFSGNMPVFTGSSVSYSSMPSFDWKEGYPYIQSRQHSYSLQLTVKPNHECEVVLQGRNLHVRMPFSATLSRSYNNGQRRSVSTQGTFNNLQTDDVVIFARPCKRIINVPPC; the protein is encoded by the exons ATGAAGAATAATTTGCTGTGCATCTTTATAGCCATCAGCTGGGCTCTAGCATTGGCTGATTCACTAACTATTCCACCAAGTGATGAAAAACCAGAAATCAAGGAAACACCAG AAAAACCAAATGATGGTGGAGGTGCCCCCTTTGCTGCGGACCGCTACAATATAGATCTTTCAAAAATCACAATTCCTGAAAAGGAAGCAGTTGAGGAGAAGGAAGAGGGAACGGCTGTGTTTGATGTTCGTCAAACTGTATTTAGCGGCTATGAGAATCTGAAATGGGTAGACTGGTCAGGCTCTCTTCCTAGTGGTGCAGTTTCCACAAGCATTCAGTATACAAAGCGCACTGATTATATTTGCTCTGTCTCAAATTGTGCTACTGGGTTCTACACCTCTTCTAAAGGTGCTTACTGTTACTATTCTAATGCTGACCAGGAATACCGTTCGTCCTCCTTTAAAATACTTGTAAATGAGCAGAATTTCGAGGTTTTAGAATGGCAAAGGCATAGCGGAGGTTCAGTCCCTTCTAATGCTATTCAAAGGTGCCAAAATATGTATGTAGGAAAAAATGAATATGGGTTGGGTAAAGTTTTACCATCTCATGGTGTTCTTTCTTTGCCTTATAATGGCaaagaatatttttatgataGCTATGAAGTCCTTCGCTTGTACCCAGACTACCACTCACAAACAATAACCAGTATGACATATGACACAAGTAGGTTAGCCTATGTTGAGGATTATAATGCTATCTTAGGCTCAAAGCTAGTGATGAACAGAGGCTGCAATACACTGAGTACAACTGTTAGTCTGATCGAAACCACACAGATCAGTAAGTACTGGGACATCGGACGCCCAACAAATAGAGATGTAATAACATCTTTTTCTGGCAATATGCCTGTATTCACAGGAAGTTCAGTAAGCTACTCTAGTATGCCCAGTTTTGATTGGAAAGAAGGATAtccatacatacaatctaggcaACATTCTTACAGTCTGCAGCTTACTGTGAAACCAAATCATGAGTGTGAGGTTGTACTGCAGGGAAGAAACTTACATGTGAGGATGCCTTTCTCAGCTACTCTGTCCCGCAGCTACAACAATGGACAAAGACGTTCAGTCAGTACCCAAggtacatttaataatttacagaCAGACGATGTGGTTATTTTTGCAAGGCCATGCAAGCGCATAATCAatgttccaccatgttaa